From the Quercus lobata isolate SW786 chromosome 6, ValleyOak3.0 Primary Assembly, whole genome shotgun sequence genome, one window contains:
- the LOC115995354 gene encoding monoacylglycerol lipase abhd6-A-like, producing MLNCFSIAKAFEWYHRYSFSKAGLQSTTTDLGEGTVMHCWAPKAHNPSKPNLLLIHGMGANAMWQWNSFISHFVPHFNLYVPDLVFFGESRSTRPERSEAFQAQCVMGLMEAQGASKNMRVVGLSYGGFVAYNMATRFKERVERVVLCCAGVCMEDRDMEGGLFKVKSVDEAVSVLLPQNAEKMRELLRLTFVKPNLKAPSCILNDFINVLGKEHYEEQKGLIHALHKDRKSSDLPKITQPTLLIWGEEDQVFPLELAHRLKRHLGENAELVIMKNAGHAINVEKPKEMCKHIESFLMDIPPPPKQHNHNNGHKVD from the exons atgttaaattgcTTTAGCATCGCTAAGGCGTTTGAATGGTACCACCGGTACTCGTTCTCAAAGGCGGGGCTGCAGTCGACGACGACGGACCTCGGCGAAGGCACGGTGATGCACTGCTGGGCCCCGAAGGCCCACAACCCATCGAAGCCCAACCTCCTCCTGATCCACGGCATGGGCGCCAACGCAATGTGGCAATGGAACAGCTTCATCTCCCATTTCGTTCCCCACTTCAACCTCTACGTCCCGGACCTGGTCTTCTTCGGCGAGTCCCGCTCGACCCGACCCGAGAGGTCCGAGGCATTCCAGGCCCAGTGCGTGATGGGCCTCATGGAGGCCCAAGGCGCGAGCAAGAACATGCGCGTGGTCGGACTCAGTTACGGCGGGTTCGTCGCGTACAACATGGCCACGCGGTTCAAGGAGCGCGTGGAGCGCGTGGTGCTTTGCTGCGCCGGGGTGTGCATGGAAGACCGAGACATGGAGGGAGGCCTGTTTAAGGTGAAGAGCGTGGACGAGGCCGTTAGTGTTCTGTTACCGCAAAACGCGGAGAAGATGAGAGAGTTGCTGAGATTAACGTTCGTTAAACCCAATTTGAAGGCCCCTTCTTGTATTCTCAATGATTTCATCAAT GTGCTGGGTAAAGAACACTATGAAGAGCAGAAAGGATTGATTCACGCGTTACACAAGGATAGGAAATCGTCTGATCTTCCCAAGATAACCCAG CCTACATTGTTAATCTGGGGAGAAGAAGACCAGGTATTCCCGCTGGAATTGGCACACAGATTAAAAAG GCATTTGGGTGAGAATGCGGAACTAGTAATCATGAAGAATGCAGGGCATGCAATCAACGTTGAGAAACCCAAAGAGATGTGCAAGCACATAGAGTCTTTTCTCATGGATATACCTCCTCCACCTAAGCAACATAACCACAACAATGGCCACAAGGTAGACTAA